The Xenopus laevis strain J_2021 chromosome 5L, Xenopus_laevis_v10.1, whole genome shotgun sequence genome has a segment encoding these proteins:
- the LOC121393641 gene encoding protein kinase C delta type-like — protein MSHILLTCTYQREAFFVLEYASGKSLWQMILRDGNLPMSRIIFYTAEMVVALQFLHSKGIIHRDLKPDNVLVDKDGHIKICDFGLAKENITGQRNNYGLAGTRGYRAPEVLLQDEYNAAVDWWSFGVIMYEMATGKLPYSTSGSILNQTYAIMTETPDYPSYMSEEMLDLLSKLLESDDTKRIGLNGNIREHPFYSTINWDDLENRRLETPFQPGMPSADDFYEFPLPFSTHNCNGKNLKDFSEVDPNWNWQE, from the exons ATGTCTCACATTCTTCTAACCTGCACTTACCAGCGTGAAGCCTTCTTTGTCCTGGAGTATGCCAGTGGGAAATCTTTATGGCAAATGATTCTTCGTGACGGAAATCTGCCAATGTCGAGAATCATATTCTACACAGCAGAGATGGTGGTTGCCCTCCAGTTCCTGCATTCTAAAGGAATCATTCATCG TGATCTGAAGCCGGACAACGTATTGGTGGATAAAGACGGCCACATAAAGATCTGCGACTTTGGCCTTGCAAAAGAGAACATCACTGGCCAGAGGAATAACTACGGCTTAGCAGGAACCCGTGGATATCGGGCACCAGAG gttCTATTACAGGATGAGTACAATGCAGCCGTGGATTGGTGGTCTTTCGGGGTGATAATGTATGAAATGGCCACAGGTAAATTGCCATATTCAACATCAGGCAGCATTCTAAATCAGACCTATGCGATAATGACGGAAACACCAGATTACCCATCTTATATGAGCGAGGAAATGCTGGACCTCCTGTCTAAG CTTTTGGAGAGTGATGACACCAAACGAATTGGACTGAATGGGAACATCAGGGAGCATCCTTTCTACAGCACTATCAACTGGGATGATCTGGAAAATCGAAGACTGGAGACACCTTTTCAGCCAGGAATG CCATCTGCGGACGACTTCTATGAATTTCCACTACCATTCTCCACTCATAATTGCAATGGAAAGAATTTAAAAGATTTCTCAGAAGTTGATCCCAACTGGAATTGGCAGGAGTAA